CGATCAGGTTCGAGATGGCCAGAATCCCGCCGATAATGAACAGAAAGATTTTGACTACCTGAACGTATCCTTTGATGGGACGGCTCCGGGAAATATCGTAAGTTCTATAAATATCGTTAACCGCGTTAAGGAAAGCATCCAGCACCAGCAGGACCACGATAATAAGATAGATCGTAATTCCCTTCAGAATAAGAGAATGGTAGGCTGAGAAGCTGAACGAGAAATAGTAAAGGATAATGGCAGGAACGATATGGGACAGCTTATGAAACACTTTGCGATCCAGCAAATAATTGTCCCAGCGGTACCGGTTGTTCCGGATGTAATGGCTGACGATGCGAAGCACAACCTTTTTGGTTACAAAGTTGGCGGCTATGCTTACGATTCCCGCGATAATAACAATGGCAATGCTGGCAAGATAGACGGCTAGATTGGTGTTGACTCCTAAATCGACAAGCAAATCTTTAATATAATTCATTACTCCTCCTTCAATCCATAGAGCCCCTGGGGCTTTTCTATTAAACGATGGTACTGAAAGCCGGGCTTCCCGTCAACCTGTAGACATGCTTGAAAAATAATACAAATATTCGGTTTCTTCCTGCATTCATGCTGCCCCATCCCTATTGGTAGGATAGTGGAAAAGGAGGGCTCGCTATGAAATTTCGTACGAATCTGACGTTGGAAAACCGTAAGGTTATTCTTCTGCCTTTGCAGGCCGAGCACGTGAAGGAACTTGCCGGACTGCTTAGCGATCCGAGGGTCTGGGAGATGACCTGGCGGAGGAACAATACGGAGCAAGCGATCGAGTTGGCGCTTGAGTCCGCTCTGGTAAGCAGGGACGCGGGAACTCAGCTTCCGTTTGCAATCATCGACAAAGCTAGTGGAAGCATGGTCGGGACAACCCGGCTTGGCGATCTGGACGCGAATAACCGGAACGTTGAAATCGGGTGGACATGGATGGCCCCGGATTTCTGGGGACAAGGAATAAACCCGGCCTGCAAGCTGCTGCTTCTTCAATATAGTTTCGAAGAGCTTGGCGTAATTCGGGTCCAATTCTCTGCCAGCGGCAGCAATCTGCGGTCGCAAAGAGCGCTGGAGAAGATTGGGGCAGTGAGAGAGGGCGTACTTCGAAGGCATCGAGTGGATGCGACGGATGGCGGAACGGTTCATGATAACGTGTTTTATAGCATTTTGGAGGAGGAGTGGCCTCTTGTTAGAGAGAAGCTTCTTCATGAAATGAATCTATTTTAATATAATGAATATATTTTATTTTGACATATTAGTTTAATGCGTAATATATTGGATGGAGTTGGAACTATCCCTTAAGTAATAGGAGTGAAACGACGATGAATCTATCTCTTATTCAGCCTGAATGGAAAGTAGAAAAGATCGAGGTTGCAACTCTTACGGGCGAGCGCGCGAGAAACGCGGGTTCAAACGGCAGGCTTGGCAATCACGGCAAGCATTGCTCGGTCCGTATCGCCCGCCTTACGATTGACGGGGACACGGGGTTTGGTCACACGGGATCGATGACGGAGGAGCTCGCGGAAGCCGTTCTAGGAATGAGGCTTATAGATCTGTTTGATTTGAACGGCAGAATCCTTGAGCCTTACCGCATTCCGCTCGAATACCCGATTCTGGACTGGCTGGGACGCAGACTAAATACCCCGGTGTATGAATTGGTGTCCGCGGTTAACCGTGCTCCGGGATCTCCTCTAGTCGTCCCTTGCTATGATACCTCTCTCTATTTTGACGACTTGCACTTGGCAAATGAGCGGGATGCGGTCGCGCTGCTAAAAGAAGAGGCTGCCCAAGGCTTCTCCAAAGGCCACCGCAACTTCAAGATTAAAGTTGGCCGCGGCGGCAGACATATGCCTGTGCTGGAAGGAACGAAGCGGGATATCGCCATTATTCATGGCGTCGCCGAGATTGCCGGACCTGAAGGAAAGATTATGATTGATGCCAACAACGCGTATAATCTCAATTTGACCAAGGAAGTGCTGGCAGCCGTCCAAGATGTGAATCTGCATTGGATTGAAGAGGCTTTCCACGAGGACGATGCCTTGTATGCCGACCTGAAGGCATGGCTCCGGGAACGCGGGCAGAATGTACTTATTGCCGACGGAGAAGGGCTTGCGTCTCCTCATCTGGTAAGCTGGGCGAAAAAAGGCCTTGTTGACGTGCTGCAATACGATGTTATTTATCCGGGCTTTACGCATTGGCTGGAGCTTGGCGCGGAGCTTGACCAAGCTGGACTTCGGTCGGCGCCGCATTGCTACGGCAATGCATACGGCATTTATGCGCTTGGGCATATTGCGGCTGCGATTAACAACTTTGAGTTTGTCGAATACGACGATATTGCAATAGAAGGAATGGACACGTCCGCTTACCGGGTGGAAGACGGCAAGTTCTATGTACCGGAAAAGGCGGGCTTTGGCCTCGAATTTGAAGGGGAGCTGTTTGCAAGACAGGTTCTGGAGAACGGCTGGAGCCGTTAACTCCCGTCGTCCAAAAGATCAGTGCCGCTAGCTTTTGCGGCTCTGGTCTTTTTTTGTAAGCAAGCCACTTTAAAGTGCCGTCTTACGGCTTCGGAGAAAATGGAATAAGGTTATCTCATGGAACTTCCAAATTCAAGGAAAGAAGGAACGGAACATGAAGATGCCTGAAGCGACAAAACGATTTTTGGAGGATATCGCGGGTTTCCCGCCGCTGCACTTGCTGTCGCCCGAAGAGATCAGAAAGGTTGTTGTGGCTAACGCTATCTCCGATCGCGTTGAGTTGGCCGGGACGGAGGATATTACGCTGGAGGGGCCGCATGGTCCGCTTCCCGTAAGAATTTATCGTCCTTCCAACCGTCCTGCGCTGCCGGCGATTGTGTTCTTCCATGGGGGAGGATTCGTGTTTAACCGGATGGGTCATTATGATCCGATGTGCGGCAAGCTGGCCGCTGCTACAGATCATGCCGTAATCTCCGTCGATTATCGCTTGGCTCCCGAGCATAAATTTCCCGTACCCGTAGAAGAAGCCGTCTATGCGGCGGAGTGGGTGTATCGGCAGGCTTCATCGCTAGGGCTGGATCCGGAGAGAATTGCCGTAGCCGGAGAAAGCGTCGGGGGCAACCTGGCCGCCATTGTGGCACAGCAGGCAGTAAGCAGGGGAACGTTCTCCGTTGCGGCTCAGATCCTGCTATGCCCGTTGACGGACTGGGCGGGTGATTATGCCTCGAAGCGTATATACGGCGAGGGATATTTCCTCGATTCGGCTCTGCTCGAATATTGCGCGGGACATTATTTGAACTCCGATGTTGACCGAGCGAACCCGCTCGCTTCACCGCTTTATGGAGACACCGCCGGCGTGGCGCCGGCAATCGTAGTGACGGCGGAATACGATCCTTTGCGAGATGAAGGGGAGTTATACAGCCAGCGGCTTATCGCAAGCGGGGCCGAGGTGACGCATAAGCGTTATGCCGGTATGATCCATTTGTTTTATGCCCTGACGGACGTGTTTGAGGATGGGCATGATGTATATGCGTTAATTAATCAGGTGCTTGGAAGATTGTATAAGGGAACGATTGCTAGTTGAGCTGCTGCCGGGTCTTAAGAAGTGATGGCGTCGAAAGCTTTTCTTGCTCTTAGCACGGAATCGTAATGGGCGTCCGTCCATTGATGCAGAATCCGCATCGGGCCAATCAAGGTTTGGCCAAGGGGCGTCAGCTCGTATTCTACGGTAGGCGGGACTGTCGGATGAACATACCGCACGACAAGACCGTCCCTCTCCAGCTGGCGCAGCGTCTGGGTGAGCATCTTTTGCGTGACGCCCTCCACCCGTCTTTTCAGATCGCTGTAACGCCTTTTGCCCGATTCCAGCTCGTAAAAAACAAGCACCGTCCATTTGCTTGAGACAATTTCCAAGGCGCGTCTGTAATGGCAGGGAGACTCCATCTCTTCGAATTCATTCATACCAATCACTCCTGTCTGTCGGAATACGGTCATGATCATTGACAAAGCTTATATCCTGTAATATATTGATTCCCTCTTCGGATGGAAACACCTGTTAGCGATTATTTAAGAATATATAAACGAACGGACGGGCGGTAGATACCCATGAAGCTGGAGCGCTTGATCTCCATTATCTATAAGCTGCTGAATAACGACGTGCTGCCGGCCAATGCGCTGGCTGAGGAGTTTCAGGTATCCCAGAGAACGATTTACCGGGATATTGACGTCATCTGCGCGGCGGGCTTTCCGGTTGTCTCTTATCAGGGTAACAAGGGCGGCTTTGGCATGCTGGAAGGCTTCAAGATGGATAAAAGCCTGCTTGGCTCCTATGACGTAAATGCCCTGGTGACGGTGCTTAAAGGACTTTCGACCGTGTTTGAAGACGAGCGCGCGCAAGGGACAATCGAGAGGCTGCAAACTGTCGGAACCGAGCAGCGGACTCCAAGTCTAGCCGTAGATTTCGAGACGCGCAGATCGGATCCGGAGACGCTGCCTTTATTGCGCGCGGCGATTACAGAGCGGAAAGTGATCCGGTTCGACTACATTAACGCGAAGAATGAACGGACCACCCGCGAGCTGGAGCCGGTCAGGCTTCACTTCAAATACGGCAGCTGGTATATTTACGGCTATTGCTTGACGCGCTGCGATTATCGGGAGTTCCGGTTATCCCGCATGGTGGAGGCACTGCAGACGGAGCGCTGCTTTGAGCCGCATAAGGAGGTGCCGGAGGAAGCTGGCCCTTCTGTCGGGGATTCGAGTCTGGTTGAGGATGTCGTTGTTAGAGTAGGGCCGGAAGCCTTGGCGGATGCGATGGATCATTTCGGCTACGTCCCGAAGACGTTTCATTCCGATGGCGGCATGACGATGCGGATTCCCGTCTATAAGCCGGCTGAGGCAGCCTGGTTATGGTCGATTCTGCTTGGCTTTGGCAGCGGCGCGGAAGTGCTTGAGCCCTTGGAACTTCGGGCCGTCATGAAAAAGCAGCTGCAAATGACGCTAAACCTTTACGAGTAGTATGACACACTGTTGTCATACTACTTTTTTTATACTGGGTACATAACCAGTCAAAAGGAGTCGATGAATCATGAAAAATTATCCGGCGGAAATCTTGAACTACCACTTTTGGGCGAACCAAACCATTCTGGGGAGAATCAAGGAGCTGCCGCCCGCTGTGCTGCATCAGGAAGTGAATAGCTCTTATCCAACGCTTGCTCATGCTCTGAATCATATTTATGCGGTAGATAAAATGTGGTATTTGGTGCTATCGGGAACGGATATGGGAACGGCGCTGCAGGAATGCATGCCGTTAAGCGGCCGTATTCTGGGGACGGTGGACGACTACATTCAGCTCTTTGCCGAGCTGGCAGGTCAATTCAAAGAGTGGCTCGGAAGCGGGTCGGATGCGGAACAGGTTATTACGCTTAACAATCCCTATGCCGGAGTCCGCGAGACAAGTTTAGCTGAAATTATGCTGCATACCGCTAATCACGGGACCTATCACCGGGGCAATGTATCTACGATGCTGCGCCAGCTAGGTTATGCCTCCACGATGACCGACTACATTCTTTATTTGTACCGGCAGCCTGAGACGGTAACAGCCGTTTCGTAGAATTTGATTATTAACTTGAAGATCGCCTATCCGTCTGAGCTGTCCGGCTTGGCGATAGGCGATTTGTCGTTTAACTAGAAACATGAAGGATGACATTGCCTTTTTTGCGTCCGGTCTCGACATACCGGTGTGCCTCAATCGTTTGTTCAAGCGGATAGCGCCGGTCGATGACCGATTTGATTTTTTCGGCTTCGAAAAGCTCTTTGAGAAAAGCCAGATTCTCTTTCTTCTGCTTGAGGCCGGCAGCGGTAAAGATCGCTTTCTTGCCGCGGGACCTCGAAGTCCAAAGCATGGACAGCATAGCTCCACCGGTGGGGACGGTAGAAAGATAGATGCCTTGCGGCGTAAGGGAGCCTTTGCACTCGGGGTAAGTACGCTTGCCTACCGCATCAAAAATAACGTCATAGGTCTGGTCGCCCCGAGTGAAATCCTCCTTGGTATAATCGATAACCGTGTCTGCCCCCAAAGACTTCGCCAATTCAAAGTTGCGGCTGCTGCATACGCCGGTTACTTCGGCCCCGTAATACTTGGCAAGCTGCAGGGCGTAAGCGCCAACCGCTCCGGATGCGCCGTTAATAAGCACCTTTTGCCCCGTTTGAATTTTGGCGTGATCCCGAAGAAAGATTAAGGCCGTTAAGGCTCCGTCGCATAGACCGGCGGCTTCATCGTAAGCCGCATTGTTTGGTTTAAGAAATACCGGCTGGTTCTCGGGCAAACAGACGTATTCAGCGTAAGTTCCGAAGCGATGGGGGCTAATGCCGAATACCTGATCGCCTTTCTTAAACAGCGTTACATCCTTGCCGACCGAATCAACCTCGCCGGCAAACTCGACGCCCAGAATAGGGTGCTTGGGGTTTCTCAGTCCATATAGAAAACGAATGAAAAAAGGATCCGCTCTCCGGAAGGAGCAGTCTGAGGGGGTTACGACGGCCGCATATACTTTTACCCGTATTTCTTGCTCCTTGGGATCGGGGATCTCTACATCCTTAAATCGAAGAACCTCCGGCGTTCCGTATTTCTCGCATACGATGGCTTTCATAAAAATTCCCCCTTAGTTGTTTTTTACCAAGTTTATGCACAATGTAAATCAAAGTATTCTTTATGTCAAGTTAACTTTACACTTATGGACTGGGAAGAAAATTAGTTACCTTTACTTCCGTGGGATTGGAATATCATCTTATATTTTCTTTCAGCATAGAACATCCATAAATGTAACATATATTGTTAATTTAATGATATAAACTACAAGTATGAAGGGGGTTCTATCCAAGAAATTTGCCGAATTTCATCGAAAAGTGTCCTTTAGAAACCAATTAATGAGACGAATTTCCTCATTTTCTAATTTTAATGTCATGTATATTGACGCGAAGATTTGGCCGCCCCTATAATGAGGTTGCGAACAATGGTAACACATTCCAATTAAATGTTCGTAATTAGAAAGAAGAACTGGGGAGTGGAGAGATGAAAAAGAAATGGTTTTATCAGACGGGGCTTGTTGCGGTTGTGCTTAGCATGCTGCTTGCAGCCTGCGGCAACAACAATGAGAAACCGGCATCCACGACAACCGAGAGCAGTGGGGCAGAAGCTTCAGGAGATACGATTAAGGTAGGGGTCCTGCATTCCTTAAGCGGTACGATGGCGATCAGCGAAGTATCCGTTCGCGATGCGGAAATGATGGCGATTGAGGAAATTAACGCAGCAGGCGGCGTGCTTGGCAAGAAGATCGAAGCGATTCAGGAGGATGGCGCATCCGACTGGCCGACCTTTGCCGAGAAGGCGCGCAAGCTGCTCTCCGAAGATAAAGTCGCAACGGTATTCGGAGGATGGACGTCCTCCAGCCGCAAAGCGATGAAGCCGGTGTTCGAGGAGCTTAACGGACTGCTCTGGTACCCGGTGCAATACGAAGGTCTCGAAGCTTCCCCTAACATCTTCTATACAGGCGCTACAACGAACCAGCAGATCGTTCCGGCCGTTGACTGGCTGCTTGAGAACCGCGGCAAGAAGTTCTACCTGCTTGGCTCGGACTACGTCTTCCCTCGTACGGCAAACCTGATCATCAAAGAGCAATTAAAGGCAAAAGGCGGCGAAATGGTCGGAGAGGAATATACGCCGCTTGGCCATACCGACTACAGCACGATTATAAGCAAAATCAAAGAAGCAAAGCCGGACGTTGTGTTTAACACGCTTAACGGCGACAGCAACGTGGCCTTCTTCAAGCAGCTGAAGGATGCGGGCATTTCGGCGAAGGATATTACTACGCTGTCCGTATCGGTAGCGGAAGAAGAAATCCGCGGGATCGGCGTAGACGTGCTGCAAGGGCATCTGGCGGCATGGAACTACTATCAAACAACGGATACCCCGGCGAACAAGACGTTTGTCGAGAATTATAAGAAGAAATACGGCGAGGACCGCGTGACGGCTGACCCGATTGAAGCAGGCTACACCGCGGTATACCTGTGGAAGGCTGCCGTGGAGAAGGCAGGCTCGACCGACGTGGATAAAGTCAAAGCGGCAGCGAAGGATCTCGAGTGGGATGCTCCGGAAGGCAAAGTAAAGATTGACGGCGAGAACCAGCATATTTACAAAACGGTCCGGATCGGCGAGGTGCAGGCGGACGGACAGTTCAAAGAGCTGTGGAACTCCGGAGATGCAGTAATGCCGGATCCGTTCCTGAAAGGCTACGACTGGGCAGCAAGCATTAAGCCAACTGATTAATAAGCGGAAGTAAGCCGAACAGCAAGGATGAAGGGAGAGTATTCGACAGAGTTAGGCTTCGGATACTCTCCTTTTGCATAACCCCGAAGGAGTTGAAGGCATATGGAGGTCATTACCCTGCAGCTGTTTAACGGGCTGAGCGTCAGCTCGATCCTGCTGCTGATTGCGCTTGGCCTGGCCATTACGTTTGGGCTGATGAAGGTCATCAATATGGCGCATGGCGAGCTTATTATGATTGGCGCTTACTCCACGTACTTGACGCAAAATATGTTTAAAGATTATTTGCCGAAGTCGATGTTTGACTGGTATTTCGCGCTTGCGATACCGGTCAGCTTCCTGATCGCCTTCCTATTTGGCCTAATCCTTGAGATGAGCCTGATCCGGTTTCTGTATGGCCGGCCGCTCGACAGCCTGCTTGCCACTTGGGGCGTTGGTCTGGTGCTGCAGCAGCTTGCGAGATCGATCTTTGGCGCTCCTAACGTTGCGGTGACGAGTCCGACCTGGCTGGATGGCGGGGTTAGCTTCCTTGGCGCGGTCCTTCCTTATAAAAGGCTGTTTATCATCGGGCTTGTTATCGTTACCCTGCTTGCGATGTACTTCTATATTTACCGCAGCCTGGAAGGGCGCCGAATGCGGGCGGTTATGCAGAACCGCGATATGGCGGCTTGCCTTGGCGTATCCACCCGCCGCGTCGATGCGATGACCTTTGCGATTGGTTCGGGAATTGCCGGCATCGCCGGCTGCGCGCTGACGCTGATTGGTCCGATAGGGCCATCGCTTGGCACTTATTATATTGTGGATGCGTTTATGGTTGTTGTGCTTGGCGGAGTCGGCAAGCTGGTGGGCACCGTGCTTGGCGCGCTCGGAATTGGCGTCTTTAACACGATGTTCGAATATTGGACGAATGCATCGCTTGGCAAAGTGCTCGTGTTCATCTGCATCGTTGCTTTCCTGCAATGGAGGCCGATGGGATTCGTCGCCATGCGTTCGCGTTCGCTTGATTCATAGAGAGAGGTGGAGAAGCAAATGTTGACGATGCGAAAACTTTCTCCCCAGCGTTTATGGCTGCTCGCCTGTTACGCGGCTGCTGCCGCTGCATTGTTCTCGGCTCCGCTTTATTTAAGCGACTTCCGATTAAACTTGCTTGCAAAGTTTCTGGCGTTTGCCATTGTTGCGCTTGGTCTGGATCTGATCTGGGGCTATACCGGCATTCTAAGCTTGGGGCACGGTATCTTCTTTGGATTAGGCGCCTATGCGATGGCGATGTATCTGAAGCTTGAGGCGAGCGGCGGTAAGCTGCCGGATTTTATGGGCTGGAGCGGATTAAGCGAGCTGCCGATCTTCTGGAAGCCGTTCGGGAGCTTTGGCTTTGCGGTGCTGATGGGAATTCTCATACCTGCTGCGCTGGCGCTGTTCCTGGGATATTTCACCTTCCGCAACCGGATTCGCGGCGTGTACTTCACTATTCTTACGCAAGCTCTCGTTATTATTACGACAACGCTGCTTGTCGGACAGCAGGCCTATACGGGCGGGACTAACGGCGTTACGGGGTTCGGCAAAATATTAGGCGAGCCGATTGCTTCGCCGGATACGAAGCGGATGCTGTATTGGGTGACGGCAGCCGTGCTGGTGGCGGTATTTATCCTATGCCGATACGTGGTGAAAAGCCGGTTCGGCAAAGTGCTTCGCGCGATCCGGGACGGGGAGAACCGGGTCCGATTCATCGGGTATAATCCGGCGGTCTACCAGATGGTTGTGTTTACGATGTCGGCGGCTATCGCCGGTATTGCAGGAATGCTGTTTGTGCTGCATGTCGGCATAATCTCGCCTTCCATGATGGGGATCGTGCCTTCCATTGAGATGGTGCTGTGGGTTGCGATCGGCGGCCGCGGAACCTTGATCGGCGCAGCGCTTGGGGCGGTGCTGATGAACTGGGCAAAAAGCGAGTTCAGCACCACCTATCCTCAGGGCTGGACGTATTTTCTCGGCGGCGTGTTTATTCTGGTTGTTGTCTTTCTGCCTAACGGGGTGGCGGGCCTTGCCGCTAAGCTGAAGTTCCGCAAGAAGAAAGAGGAGAGGAGTGAGCCGGAGCATGAGCGAGTCGAGTATCCTGCAATGTAATGAGGTGACGGTAGCTTTTGACGGGTTCAAGGCCATTCAGGGAATGAGCTTGCATTTGCGGAAAGGGGAGCTTCGCTTCCTCATTGGACCAAACGGTGCCGGCAAAACAACGATGCTGGACGTGATCTGCGGCAAAGTAAAACCGACGGCGGGGACGGTTACCTTCAAGCAATCCATTGATATCGCGAAGAAAAAAGAACATCAGATCGCCGAGCTTGGCATCGGCCGCAAGTTCCAGGCGCCGTCGATTTTTCCGTCGATGACGGTATTTGAGAATCTGGAGATCGCCATGCGCCAGAAGCGCGGCGTATTTACGGTGCTGTTCGCCCGGATGAAGGCGGAGGAGCGGCA
This region of Paenibacillus sp. JDR-2 genomic DNA includes:
- a CDS encoding GNAT family N-acetyltransferase, with protein sequence MKFRTNLTLENRKVILLPLQAEHVKELAGLLSDPRVWEMTWRRNNTEQAIELALESALVSRDAGTQLPFAIIDKASGSMVGTTRLGDLDANNRNVEIGWTWMAPDFWGQGINPACKLLLLQYSFEELGVIRVQFSASGSNLRSQRALEKIGAVREGVLRRHRVDATDGGTVHDNVFYSILEEEWPLVREKLLHEMNLF
- a CDS encoding enolase C-terminal domain-like protein produces the protein MNLSLIQPEWKVEKIEVATLTGERARNAGSNGRLGNHGKHCSVRIARLTIDGDTGFGHTGSMTEELAEAVLGMRLIDLFDLNGRILEPYRIPLEYPILDWLGRRLNTPVYELVSAVNRAPGSPLVVPCYDTSLYFDDLHLANERDAVALLKEEAAQGFSKGHRNFKIKVGRGGRHMPVLEGTKRDIAIIHGVAEIAGPEGKIMIDANNAYNLNLTKEVLAAVQDVNLHWIEEAFHEDDALYADLKAWLRERGQNVLIADGEGLASPHLVSWAKKGLVDVLQYDVIYPGFTHWLELGAELDQAGLRSAPHCYGNAYGIYALGHIAAAINNFEFVEYDDIAIEGMDTSAYRVEDGKFYVPEKAGFGLEFEGELFARQVLENGWSR
- a CDS encoding alpha/beta hydrolase; the encoded protein is MKMPEATKRFLEDIAGFPPLHLLSPEEIRKVVVANAISDRVELAGTEDITLEGPHGPLPVRIYRPSNRPALPAIVFFHGGGFVFNRMGHYDPMCGKLAAATDHAVISVDYRLAPEHKFPVPVEEAVYAAEWVYRQASSLGLDPERIAVAGESVGGNLAAIVAQQAVSRGTFSVAAQILLCPLTDWAGDYASKRIYGEGYFLDSALLEYCAGHYLNSDVDRANPLASPLYGDTAGVAPAIVVTAEYDPLRDEGELYSQRLIASGAEVTHKRYAGMIHLFYALTDVFEDGHDVYALINQVLGRLYKGTIAS
- a CDS encoding winged helix-turn-helix transcriptional regulator; the protein is MNEFEEMESPCHYRRALEIVSSKWTVLVFYELESGKRRYSDLKRRVEGVTQKMLTQTLRQLERDGLVVRYVHPTVPPTVEYELTPLGQTLIGPMRILHQWTDAHYDSVLRARKAFDAITS
- a CDS encoding helix-turn-helix transcriptional regulator, encoding MKLERLISIIYKLLNNDVLPANALAEEFQVSQRTIYRDIDVICAAGFPVVSYQGNKGGFGMLEGFKMDKSLLGSYDVNALVTVLKGLSTVFEDERAQGTIERLQTVGTEQRTPSLAVDFETRRSDPETLPLLRAAITERKVIRFDYINAKNERTTRELEPVRLHFKYGSWYIYGYCLTRCDYREFRLSRMVEALQTERCFEPHKEVPEEAGPSVGDSSLVEDVVVRVGPEALADAMDHFGYVPKTFHSDGGMTMRIPVYKPAEAAWLWSILLGFGSGAEVLEPLELRAVMKKQLQMTLNLYE
- a CDS encoding DinB family protein, which gives rise to MKNYPAEILNYHFWANQTILGRIKELPPAVLHQEVNSSYPTLAHALNHIYAVDKMWYLVLSGTDMGTALQECMPLSGRILGTVDDYIQLFAELAGQFKEWLGSGSDAEQVITLNNPYAGVRETSLAEIMLHTANHGTYHRGNVSTMLRQLGYASTMTDYILYLYRQPETVTAVS
- a CDS encoding NAD(P)-dependent alcohol dehydrogenase is translated as MKAIVCEKYGTPEVLRFKDVEIPDPKEQEIRVKVYAAVVTPSDCSFRRADPFFIRFLYGLRNPKHPILGVEFAGEVDSVGKDVTLFKKGDQVFGISPHRFGTYAEYVCLPENQPVFLKPNNAAYDEAAGLCDGALTALIFLRDHAKIQTGQKVLINGASGAVGAYALQLAKYYGAEVTGVCSSRNFELAKSLGADTVIDYTKEDFTRGDQTYDVIFDAVGKRTYPECKGSLTPQGIYLSTVPTGGAMLSMLWTSRSRGKKAIFTAAGLKQKKENLAFLKELFEAEKIKSVIDRRYPLEQTIEAHRYVETGRKKGNVILHVSS
- the urtA gene encoding urea ABC transporter substrate-binding protein encodes the protein MKKKWFYQTGLVAVVLSMLLAACGNNNEKPASTTTESSGAEASGDTIKVGVLHSLSGTMAISEVSVRDAEMMAIEEINAAGGVLGKKIEAIQEDGASDWPTFAEKARKLLSEDKVATVFGGWTSSSRKAMKPVFEELNGLLWYPVQYEGLEASPNIFYTGATTNQQIVPAVDWLLENRGKKFYLLGSDYVFPRTANLIIKEQLKAKGGEMVGEEYTPLGHTDYSTIISKIKEAKPDVVFNTLNGDSNVAFFKQLKDAGISAKDITTLSVSVAEEEIRGIGVDVLQGHLAAWNYYQTTDTPANKTFVENYKKKYGEDRVTADPIEAGYTAVYLWKAAVEKAGSTDVDKVKAAAKDLEWDAPEGKVKIDGENQHIYKTVRIGEVQADGQFKELWNSGDAVMPDPFLKGYDWAASIKPTD
- the urtB gene encoding urea ABC transporter permease subunit UrtB translates to MEVITLQLFNGLSVSSILLLIALGLAITFGLMKVINMAHGELIMIGAYSTYLTQNMFKDYLPKSMFDWYFALAIPVSFLIAFLFGLILEMSLIRFLYGRPLDSLLATWGVGLVLQQLARSIFGAPNVAVTSPTWLDGGVSFLGAVLPYKRLFIIGLVIVTLLAMYFYIYRSLEGRRMRAVMQNRDMAACLGVSTRRVDAMTFAIGSGIAGIAGCALTLIGPIGPSLGTYYIVDAFMVVVLGGVGKLVGTVLGALGIGVFNTMFEYWTNASLGKVLVFICIVAFLQWRPMGFVAMRSRSLDS
- the urtC gene encoding urea ABC transporter permease subunit UrtC, giving the protein MLTMRKLSPQRLWLLACYAAAAAALFSAPLYLSDFRLNLLAKFLAFAIVALGLDLIWGYTGILSLGHGIFFGLGAYAMAMYLKLEASGGKLPDFMGWSGLSELPIFWKPFGSFGFAVLMGILIPAALALFLGYFTFRNRIRGVYFTILTQALVIITTTLLVGQQAYTGGTNGVTGFGKILGEPIASPDTKRMLYWVTAAVLVAVFILCRYVVKSRFGKVLRAIRDGENRVRFIGYNPAVYQMVVFTMSAAIAGIAGMLFVLHVGIISPSMMGIVPSIEMVLWVAIGGRGTLIGAALGAVLMNWAKSEFSTTYPQGWTYFLGGVFILVVVFLPNGVAGLAAKLKFRKKKEERSEPEHERVEYPAM